The Prevotella herbatica genome contains the following window.
AAAAGATATTTAAAGCCTTTCTCACTTCCGTGTAAGTGTGAAAGGCTTTTTCATTGGGAAATAATTAAATATAAATATACAAATATATGAGTGACAGATTGTTTGTTTTTGATACCACTCTTAGAGATGGTGAGCAGGTGCCGGGATGTCAGTTGAATACTGTTGAGAAAATACAGGTTGCAAAGGCTCTTGAGCAGTTGGGAGTAGATGTTATTGAGGCAGGTTTCCCTATATCATCTCCAGGTGATTTTAATTCTGTTGTTGAAATTTCCAAAGCTGTTACATGGCCAACAATATGTGCCTTGACAAGAGCTGTGCAAAAAGATATTGATTGTGCTGTTGATGCTCTAAAATATGCAAAACACAAGCGTATCCATACAGGAATAGGAACTAGTGATTCTCACATCAAATATAAATTCAACTCTAATAGAGAAGAGATAATTGAGCGTGCTGTTGCAGCCGTTAGTTATGCAAAAAAATATGTAGAAGATGTAGAGTTTTACGCAGAAGATGCAGGTAGAACTGATAATGAATATTTGGCAAGAGTTGTAGAGGCTGTCGTTAAAGCTGGTGCTACAGTTGTCAACATTCCTGACACAACAGGTTATTGCCTTCCTGATGAGTATGGAAATAAGATTAAGTATCTCATGGAACATGTTGATGGCATGGATAAGGCAATCCTTTCAACTCATTGTCATAACGATTTAGGTATGGCTACTGCAAATACTCTTCAAGGTGTCTTGAATGGTGCGCGCCAGGTAGAAGTAACTATAAATGGAATAGGAGAGCGTGCTGGTAATACTGCCCTTGAAGAAATTGCTATGATACTTAAATGTCATAAGGGCATTAACATTGACACGAATATCAATACAAATAAGATTGTTCCTATGTCTAGAATGGTTTCTAGCTTAATGAACATGCCAGTGCAGCCTAATAAGGCTATTGTTGGACGTAATGCATTTGCACATTCAAGCGGTATTCATCAAGATGGTATATTGAAGAATGTACAGACTTATGAAATAATCAACCCAAAGGATATCGGCTTAGATGATAATTCGATAGTATTGACTGCTCGTTCAGGAAGGGCAGCTCTGAAATATCGTCTGCATGTAAATGGTATCGATATTGAAGACGAGGAAAAGCTTGATAATTTATATAAGAAATTCTTACTGTTGGCTGATAAGAAGAAAGAGGTTAGCGATGAGGATGTAATGATGTTGGCTGGTGCCGATCAGACAGATGCTCATGGAGTGAAACTTGATTACCTACAGGTAACTACTGGTAAAGGTGTAAAGAGCGTTGCAAGCATTGGACTTGATTTGGCTGGTCAGAAGTTTGAAGAAGCATCTTCGGGCAATGGTCCTGTAGATGCAGCCATCAAGGCTTTGAAAAAAATCATACAGAAGAAGATGTTTTTGAAAGAGTTTACTATTCAGGCAATAGATAAGGGCTCTGATGATGTGGGTAAAGTTCACATGCAGGTAGAATATGATGGTCATGTATATTATGGTTTTGGTGCTGATACAGATATTGTAACTGCCAGTGTAGAGGCATATATAGATTGTATTAATAAGTTTAAGATTCGCTAATTTAGGTAATAATAATAAACAGACATATTTATGAATACATTATTTGACAAGATTTGGGACAAACATGTTGTTCAGACCATTAAAGACGGTCCTACACAGCTATACATAGATCGTCTTTATTGTCACGAAGTAACTTCCCCTCAGGCTTTTGCAGGAATGCGTGAAAGGGGATTGAAGTGCTTTAGATCTGACAAGATATATTGTATGCCAGACCATAATACACCTACCCATGATCAGGATAAACCTGTTGATGATCCTATTTCACGCAAACAACTTGACACGCTTGATAAGAATTGTGATGACTTTGGATTGAAAGAGTTTAAAATGAATACCAAAGATAACGGTATAATCCATGTAGTCGGTCCTGAGAAGGGACTCTCTTTGCCAGGAATGACAATTGTATGTGGTGACTCTCACACTTCAACTCATGGAGCAATGGGGGCTGTTGCTTTCGGTATTGGCACATCAGAGGTAGAAATGGTTATGGCTTCTCAATGTATTCTTCAGCAGAAGCCAAAGAGTATGAGGATAAATATAAATGGAAAACTAAGTCCTAATGTTGTGGCTAAGGACGTAGCTCTTTACTTGATGAGTAAACTTACTACTAGTGGCGCAACTGGTTATTTTGTAGAATATAGTGGTCATGTAGTGCGTGACATGTCTATGGAAGGCAGATTGACTTTGTGTAATCTATCTATCGAGATGGGAGCACGTGGAGGTTTTGTCGCTCCTGATGAAAAGACTTTTGAATATATCAAAGGTCGTGAATATGCTCCAAAAGGAGAAGAATGGGACAAGGCATTGGCTTATTGGAAAACTTTAAAGAGTGGAGACGATGCTATATTTGATAAAGAATTGAATTTTAATGCTTCTGATATTGCACCACGTATAACTTATGGTACTAATCCAGGAATGGGTATTGCTATTGATAAAACAATACCTACTCTTGATACAATAGATGAGAAGGAGCAAGCTTCATTCATGAAGAGTCTTGAGTATATGGGATTTGCTCCTGGTGAGAAACTTCTTGGTCACTCTATTGACTACGTTTTCCTTGGCGCATGCACCAACGGAAGAATTGAGGATTTCCGTGCTTTTGCAAATATTGTGAAAGGAAAGAAAAAGGCTGATAATGTAACGGCTTGGCTTGTTCCTGGTTCTTGGCTTGTTGATGAGCAGATTCGTGAAGAGGGTATAGACAAGATTGTTGAAGCTGCTGGCTTTGAAATTCGTCAACCTGGATGTTCTGCTTGTCTTGCAATGAATGATGATAAGATTCCTGCTGGAAAGTATTCTGTTTCGACAAGTAATCGTAACTTTGAAGGACGACAGGGACCTGGTTCACGTACAATACTTGCTTCTCCGCTAGTAGCTGCCGCTGCCGCTATAACGGGTAAAATAACTGATCCACGAACTCTTTAATATAATAATTATGAAACAGAAATTTAACGTTATAACATCAACTTGTATTCCATTGCCGTTAGAGAACGTGGATACAGACCAGATAATTCCAGCTCGTTTTTTAAAAGCAACAGATAAAGAAGGTTTTGGTGATAATTTATTTCGTGATTGGCGATATAATAAGGATGGTTCAATAAAGAAAGATTTTGTTTTAAACGATTCTAGATACAGTGGAGTCATACTTGTAGCTGGTAAAAACTTTGGCTCTGGTTCATCTCGTGAACATGCTGCTTGGGCTATTGCTGGATATGGATTCAGAGTTGTAATAAGTTCTTTCTTCGCTGATATTCATAAAAATAATGAACTTAACAATTTTGTGCTTCCTGTAGTTGTGTCAGAAGGTTTTCTTCAGGAACTTTTTGATAGCATAAGCGAAGATAACAAGATGGAGGTGAAGGTTGATTTACCAAATCAGGTTGTTACTAATTTAAAGACAAGAAAGAGTGAGCGATTTGAAATAAACGGATATAAGAAACATTGTCTTATGAATGGTCTTGATGATGTAGACTTCCTTGTGGAGAATCGTGATAAAGTTGAATCATGGGAGAACGCAAACAAATAGAAATAATGGATTGCACGCTTCGTGATGGAGAACAGACCAATGGTGTGTCTTTTCTCCCTCATGAGAAGCTGATGATAGCTCGTGCCCTGTTATCTGATGTAAA
Protein-coding sequences here:
- the leuD gene encoding 3-isopropylmalate dehydratase small subunit; translated protein: MKQKFNVITSTCIPLPLENVDTDQIIPARFLKATDKEGFGDNLFRDWRYNKDGSIKKDFVLNDSRYSGVILVAGKNFGSGSSREHAAWAIAGYGFRVVISSFFADIHKNNELNNFVLPVVVSEGFLQELFDSISEDNKMEVKVDLPNQVVTNLKTRKSERFEINGYKKHCLMNGLDDVDFLVENRDKVESWENANK
- the leuC gene encoding 3-isopropylmalate dehydratase large subunit; amino-acid sequence: MNTLFDKIWDKHVVQTIKDGPTQLYIDRLYCHEVTSPQAFAGMRERGLKCFRSDKIYCMPDHNTPTHDQDKPVDDPISRKQLDTLDKNCDDFGLKEFKMNTKDNGIIHVVGPEKGLSLPGMTIVCGDSHTSTHGAMGAVAFGIGTSEVEMVMASQCILQQKPKSMRININGKLSPNVVAKDVALYLMSKLTTSGATGYFVEYSGHVVRDMSMEGRLTLCNLSIEMGARGGFVAPDEKTFEYIKGREYAPKGEEWDKALAYWKTLKSGDDAIFDKELNFNASDIAPRITYGTNPGMGIAIDKTIPTLDTIDEKEQASFMKSLEYMGFAPGEKLLGHSIDYVFLGACTNGRIEDFRAFANIVKGKKKADNVTAWLVPGSWLVDEQIREEGIDKIVEAAGFEIRQPGCSACLAMNDDKIPAGKYSVSTSNRNFEGRQGPGSRTILASPLVAAAAAITGKITDPRTL
- a CDS encoding 2-isopropylmalate synthase, which gives rise to MSDRLFVFDTTLRDGEQVPGCQLNTVEKIQVAKALEQLGVDVIEAGFPISSPGDFNSVVEISKAVTWPTICALTRAVQKDIDCAVDALKYAKHKRIHTGIGTSDSHIKYKFNSNREEIIERAVAAVSYAKKYVEDVEFYAEDAGRTDNEYLARVVEAVVKAGATVVNIPDTTGYCLPDEYGNKIKYLMEHVDGMDKAILSTHCHNDLGMATANTLQGVLNGARQVEVTINGIGERAGNTALEEIAMILKCHKGINIDTNINTNKIVPMSRMVSSLMNMPVQPNKAIVGRNAFAHSSGIHQDGILKNVQTYEIINPKDIGLDDNSIVLTARSGRAALKYRLHVNGIDIEDEEKLDNLYKKFLLLADKKKEVSDEDVMMLAGADQTDAHGVKLDYLQVTTGKGVKSVASIGLDLAGQKFEEASSGNGPVDAAIKALKKIIQKKMFLKEFTIQAIDKGSDDVGKVHMQVEYDGHVYYGFGADTDIVTASVEAYIDCINKFKIR